From the Leptospira sp. WS60.C2 genome, one window contains:
- a CDS encoding citrate synthase: MSEKAILKVDGKEFELPIVVGSEDEKAIDITKLRQLSGYVTIDSGYLNTGACTSEITFLDGEKGILRYRGIPIEDLAAKSTFTEVAYLLIYGKLPNETQLKEWNSSITKHTMIHEDLKRLFNGFPKDGHPMAIMSCMMGCLSTYYQDSYDPMNEEHREISIIRLLAKFPTIAAYAYKKSIGQPIIHPLNELDYASNFLNMMFAVPAEDYHIDPEIVSALNLLLILHADHEQNCSTSTVRLVGSSLANLYGAISAGILALWGPRHGGANQEVLEMLEGIKKSGLSVKKIVEQAKDKNSSFRLNGFGHRVYKNFDPRAKIIKVACDKVLNKLGIKDPLLDIAKELEEAALNDPYFVERKLYPNVDFYSGIIYRALGIPTNMFTVMFAMGRLPGWIAQWKEMIEDPNLKIGRPRQIYTGPKEISYEAAKKQA; encoded by the coding sequence ATGTCCGAAAAGGCTATTCTGAAAGTGGATGGAAAAGAGTTCGAACTTCCAATCGTTGTGGGAAGTGAAGACGAAAAGGCAATTGATATTACAAAACTCCGCCAATTGTCCGGTTATGTTACAATTGATTCCGGTTATTTAAACACAGGTGCTTGTACAAGCGAAATTACCTTTCTCGATGGAGAAAAAGGAATCCTTAGATACCGTGGAATTCCTATTGAAGATTTAGCAGCAAAGTCAACCTTTACAGAAGTTGCTTATTTACTCATCTATGGAAAACTTCCAAACGAAACTCAACTCAAAGAGTGGAATAGTTCCATTACCAAACATACAATGATCCATGAAGACCTCAAACGTCTGTTCAATGGATTTCCTAAAGATGGACACCCGATGGCAATCATGTCATGTATGATGGGATGTTTATCTACATACTACCAAGATAGTTATGATCCAATGAATGAGGAACATAGAGAAATTTCCATCATTCGTTTACTTGCAAAATTCCCAACCATCGCGGCGTATGCTTACAAAAAGTCCATTGGACAACCAATCATCCACCCGTTAAATGAATTGGACTACGCATCTAACTTTCTGAATATGATGTTTGCAGTACCCGCAGAAGACTATCATATCGATCCAGAAATTGTATCTGCACTCAATTTGCTTCTCATCTTACACGCAGACCACGAGCAAAATTGTTCAACGTCAACTGTTCGTTTGGTGGGCTCTTCTCTTGCCAACTTATACGGAGCAATTTCAGCGGGAATCCTTGCACTTTGGGGACCACGTCACGGTGGAGCCAACCAAGAAGTTTTAGAAATGCTCGAAGGAATCAAAAAAAGTGGTCTCTCTGTTAAAAAAATTGTAGAGCAAGCCAAAGACAAAAACTCTAGTTTCCGATTGAATGGTTTTGGTCACCGAGTTTACAAAAATTTTGACCCACGTGCGAAAATCATCAAAGTTGCTTGTGACAAAGTATTAAACAAACTTGGCATCAAGGATCCACTTCTCGACATAGCAAAAGAATTGGAAGAAGCGGCTCTCAATGATCCATACTTTGTAGAAAGAAAACTATATCCAAACGTTGACTTTTACTCCGGAATCATCTACCGAGCTCTCGGAATCCCAACAAACATGTTCACAGTGATGTTTGCAATGGGAAGATTGCCGGGTTGGATTGCTCAATGGAAGGAAATGATTGAAGACCCGAATTTAAAAATTGGTCGTCCAAGACAAATTTACACTGGTCCAAAAGAAATTTCTTACGAAGCCGCAAAAAAACAAGCGTAA
- a CDS encoding polymer-forming cytoskeletal protein: protein MALVKNQTEVTNSTIGENSYFNGKFFINGSLKIDGKFEGKSLQAEHLYIGVTGKVKTNITAASVIVEGIVVGNVTARNRVMLLPTSKILGDIKTPELIIQNGVILEGRCMISNDLKHSAKDLIELEYSKDSLSVEKIFGKQPNAKE from the coding sequence ATGGCATTAGTCAAAAATCAGACCGAAGTTACCAATTCAACTATTGGTGAGAATTCCTACTTCAACGGAAAATTTTTCATCAATGGATCTCTCAAAATTGACGGTAAATTCGAGGGGAAATCCCTCCAGGCCGAACACCTTTACATCGGTGTCACAGGAAAGGTCAAAACCAATATCACTGCGGCGAGTGTCATTGTAGAAGGGATTGTTGTGGGAAACGTGACGGCAAGAAACCGCGTGATGCTTCTTCCGACATCCAAAATCCTCGGAGACATCAAAACACCCGAGCTAATCATCCAAAATGGGGTGATCTTAGAAGGACGTTGTATGATTTCCAACGACCTCAAACACAGTGCCAAAGACCTCATCGAGTTAGAATACTCCAAAGATTCTTTGAGTGTTGAAAAGATTTTTGGGAAACAACCAAACGCCAAAGAATAA
- a CDS encoding SpoIIE family protein phosphatase, whose protein sequence is MKPKNIKTFFLLTIFSLITSPIVSENTEDKGERYVSTKQFKYWIDPKSTVPVDSVLKEGTFKSIEDDFANFGFLKGTLWLRLDPNHFPDPTKFPLLLIQAHNIDMVELYHKDDSDSFTVSKSGHIQPMFQREIPHRNFVFRMGHQKETILIAIRSDISLQFSLIFTNQRNLQREDYLTQWIYGLFFGSLGIIILYNLAIAFFVRDKSYFYYIGYVLFFGLGQLSLLGFWGYFFVPDSYFWKRVGIPVFFSLCLFFFVLFTANFLKIKARLPRTSRLYQLLGAFSLFNVFIALFGGVAEASIGVSWLSVCICLTLLCILVWGVKKHLRSFYYISIAFLLLLLTCIIYGLLKFGVLPSNSFLEEMLFPIASLADITLFAFALADRIQLLRQEKDLALAQVTSLRRERKISRDILMQSLPKTNPDVKNLQIQIYIQPMKDVGGDFYEYHSPNPFELGIVLCDVSGHGIPASLISAMGKVAFTTQKESIFSPKQVLEGMNRVLYGNCNPQYVTASYLYLNTSTKVWRFGRAGHPSAFLQRANGEIIKVHPKGKIIGVFPEIQIDEVTYPVHPKDRILLLSDGVLECFDPKGNMFGEAGLVDFLKTNRELPNHLFKGKLIQELESFSHREIKDWDDDLTFIFLELV, encoded by the coding sequence TTGAAACCTAAGAACATAAAAACCTTCTTCCTTTTAACCATTTTCTCTTTGATAACAAGTCCCATTGTTTCTGAGAATACGGAAGATAAAGGGGAACGGTATGTTTCAACAAAACAATTCAAATATTGGATTGATCCCAAATCGACTGTTCCCGTAGATTCCGTTCTAAAAGAAGGAACATTCAAATCCATAGAGGATGATTTTGCCAATTTTGGATTTTTAAAAGGAACCTTATGGTTACGACTTGATCCCAACCATTTCCCCGATCCAACAAAATTCCCATTACTTCTCATCCAAGCACATAACATCGACATGGTGGAATTATACCATAAAGACGATAGTGATAGTTTTACTGTTTCGAAGTCTGGTCACATCCAACCAATGTTTCAAAGAGAAATTCCTCATAGGAATTTTGTTTTTCGAATGGGACATCAAAAAGAAACCATCCTCATTGCCATTCGATCTGACATTTCGCTACAATTTTCGTTAATCTTTACGAACCAACGAAATCTTCAAAGGGAAGATTATTTAACACAATGGATTTATGGATTATTTTTTGGAAGTTTAGGAATTATTATTTTATATAATCTTGCGATCGCATTTTTTGTTCGAGATAAAAGTTATTTTTATTATATAGGATACGTTTTATTTTTTGGGCTTGGTCAATTATCACTCCTTGGTTTTTGGGGTTACTTTTTCGTTCCCGATTCTTACTTTTGGAAACGCGTCGGGATTCCTGTCTTTTTTAGCCTTTGTTTGTTTTTCTTTGTATTATTCACTGCTAATTTCTTAAAGATCAAGGCTAGACTTCCTCGCACATCTAGACTCTACCAACTTTTAGGCGCCTTTTCCTTGTTTAACGTATTTATCGCATTATTTGGCGGCGTAGCGGAAGCTTCGATTGGTGTAAGTTGGCTTTCTGTTTGTATTTGCCTGACTTTGCTCTGTATCTTAGTATGGGGAGTTAAAAAGCATCTTCGCTCTTTTTATTATATTTCTATCGCATTTTTATTATTACTTTTGACCTGTATCATTTATGGTCTTCTCAAGTTTGGTGTATTGCCAAGTAACTCGTTTTTAGAGGAAATGTTATTTCCCATCGCATCGCTTGCGGACATTACTTTATTTGCATTTGCATTAGCTGATCGAATCCAACTCCTAAGACAAGAAAAAGACCTTGCTTTGGCACAAGTGACAAGCCTTCGGAGAGAGCGAAAGATCTCTCGCGATATTCTTATGCAATCACTTCCCAAAACAAATCCGGATGTAAAAAATCTGCAAATCCAAATCTACATCCAACCCATGAAAGATGTAGGGGGTGATTTTTACGAATACCACTCTCCGAATCCATTTGAGTTGGGTATCGTATTATGTGATGTTTCTGGACATGGAATCCCAGCTTCTCTCATTTCAGCAATGGGAAAAGTAGCTTTTACCACACAAAAAGAATCCATCTTCTCCCCAAAACAAGTGTTAGAAGGGATGAATAGAGTTTTGTATGGAAACTGTAATCCACAGTATGTTACGGCTTCTTATCTATATCTCAATACCTCAACAAAAGTTTGGAGATTTGGACGTGCGGGCCACCCAAGTGCCTTTTTACAAAGAGCCAATGGAGAGATCATTAAGGTCCATCCGAAAGGAAAAATCATCGGGGTCTTTCCTGAAATCCAAATCGATGAGGTCACTTACCCTGTACATCCCAAAGATCGGATCTTACTTTTGAGTGACGGGGTTCTTGAATGTTTTGATCCAAAAGGGAATATGTTTGGAGAAGCAGGTCTCGTTGATTTTTTAAAAACGAATCGGGAACTACCAAATCATTTATTCAAAGGCAAACTCATCCAGGAACTCGAGTCCTTTTCCCATCGAGAAATAAAAGACTGGGACGATGACCTAACCTTTATTTTCCTGGAATTGGTATGA
- a CDS encoding PdxA family protein, with translation MKTILISEGDPTSINYELLGSAFPLLQSLGKHHRIYLVRGAHNQTLPRLKALKTPIDEPGFYSLDWNPTGKTKTFVLGKPSKASGKMAYDSLLAAIDFQKEWGGDLITLPLSKEWVQKSGVKGFRGHTEALAEGYKRPTFMMMSGERLNVIPLTTHVPLKDVVKELKQFNWKELKNAITRSPYLHKPNIAYLGLNPHAGEGGKIGTEEMTLLKVGAKALRQGKLFVEGPLSADSAFLPGAKPYDLYLACYHDQGLIPFKLLEGKKGVNITLGLDFTRVSPDHGTAFGIAGKGCADPTGLISCLERLLETKTKPI, from the coding sequence TTGAAAACCATTCTGATTTCGGAAGGAGATCCCACGAGTATCAATTATGAACTTTTGGGTTCCGCCTTCCCACTCTTACAATCCTTAGGAAAACACCACCGCATTTACCTTGTCAGAGGAGCTCACAACCAAACGCTCCCTCGTCTCAAAGCACTCAAAACACCGATAGACGAACCTGGATTTTATTCCCTTGATTGGAATCCCACAGGTAAAACCAAAACGTTTGTTTTAGGAAAACCTTCCAAGGCATCAGGGAAAATGGCATACGACTCGCTCCTTGCAGCCATCGACTTCCAAAAAGAATGGGGAGGGGATCTCATCACTCTTCCTCTCTCAAAAGAATGGGTACAAAAATCTGGTGTGAAAGGATTTCGAGGTCATACCGAAGCCTTAGCCGAAGGTTACAAACGACCTACCTTTATGATGATGTCAGGGGAGAGACTCAATGTGATTCCCCTCACCACACACGTTCCCCTAAAAGATGTGGTAAAAGAACTAAAACAATTTAATTGGAAAGAATTGAAAAACGCCATCACAAGATCTCCTTACTTACACAAACCAAACATTGCTTATTTGGGCCTGAACCCACATGCAGGGGAAGGCGGAAAGATTGGCACAGAAGAAATGACTCTACTGAAAGTGGGAGCCAAAGCATTACGGCAGGGAAAGTTATTCGTGGAGGGGCCACTCTCTGCGGATTCAGCTTTTTTACCAGGAGCGAAACCGTACGATTTGTATTTGGCCTGTTACCATGACCAAGGACTCATTCCATTTAAATTGCTTGAAGGAAAGAAGGGCGTGAACATAACCTTAGGTTTGGATTTCACTCGTGTCTCTCCTGACCATGGTACTGCCTTTGGCATCGCAGGAAAGGGATGTGCGGATCCTACAGGACTTATTTCCTGCTTAGAACGACTTCTGGAGACAAAAACAAAACCAATATGA
- a CDS encoding transglycosylase SLT domain-containing protein yields MRHFWLASRILLFFTTSLLAETDLHYFIKSHQWGQIENHFKNTTPSRESEVYSLIEFHEKSPNGDKEKRFRYLLSLVRGVFVTEGNEEEAKKILTQTMPFQTTLFKLSYWKLYNEITAKNYLTPSERIQFLNRLNMEEDPICRRVLDEQIRLLASNNQWKEIIEKVQSLQESHKRYLLTGDSLYRYGKAKLILGDEKGAIEEWINCLQKDGLQDQTIQMIASDWSKYKGSGNILQLNPSELSLFLPAINSNDKEALFRSRPELFSSRLNYYEGFKHLTSTLTKVGKVNELFRVLRANKSFVEMDSSWIVTLADTFYQQNKFQQAIELLKTFPGKDAGYYRVLAASYDRLGDKELYFENLILYLGKYPFNLFYQDRLIEYLVERKGEKSQYAPLAKFERALSEIPNLPVKGRLVYWYLRSLKENGETERLKKELKRYYALCPGSYYTRVIREEFLSIIKESNKPENPTYNKEYLFEYLSYTAGIPEESSALIGRNLGFVYPKDSYELGNKLGGMSSRIQGHKLLNLAKEYFRVGEDSLGLHLVNFHVKRENLSEDEKDEILVGIGDLTHNTYYTAFHTRSLLKRYLIPDDPILLPTSLSVRMYPRPHQNIVSRYANENGISEDSVYALMRQESFFKETATSRSNARGLMQIMPATGRELAQRMGISSYSLYEPETSIRLGTKFLAYLLKSNENELKWASIAYNGGPGNLRKWKKSVYTGDFNHFLEDLPYKESRDYCRIVVSNFYAYDIMKKYHKL; encoded by the coding sequence ATGAGGCATTTTTGGTTAGCAAGTAGAATTCTTCTCTTTTTCACAACATCCCTACTTGCCGAAACAGACCTTCATTATTTCATCAAATCCCACCAGTGGGGGCAAATCGAAAATCATTTCAAAAATACAACCCCCTCGCGTGAAAGCGAAGTGTATTCTCTGATCGAATTTCATGAAAAATCACCTAACGGAGACAAGGAGAAACGTTTTCGATATTTACTGTCCCTTGTAAGAGGTGTTTTTGTCACTGAAGGAAATGAAGAAGAAGCAAAAAAAATTCTCACTCAGACGATGCCCTTCCAAACAACTTTATTTAAGCTAAGTTATTGGAAACTCTACAATGAAATCACTGCAAAAAATTACCTAACACCAAGCGAAAGGATTCAGTTTTTAAATCGCCTCAATATGGAGGAGGACCCCATTTGCCGACGGGTTCTCGATGAACAAATTCGTTTACTTGCCTCAAACAACCAATGGAAAGAGATCATCGAAAAAGTACAATCCCTTCAAGAAAGTCACAAACGATACCTACTAACGGGAGATAGTCTGTATCGATACGGGAAAGCCAAACTCATTTTAGGTGACGAAAAAGGTGCGATCGAAGAATGGATCAACTGTTTACAAAAAGACGGGCTTCAGGATCAAACAATTCAAATGATTGCCTCTGATTGGAGTAAATACAAAGGTAGTGGCAACATTTTACAACTGAATCCTTCCGAGCTCAGTTTATTTTTGCCTGCTATCAACAGCAATGATAAAGAAGCATTGTTTCGATCAAGACCAGAATTATTTTCGAGTCGACTGAACTATTATGAAGGGTTTAAACATTTAACTTCCACTCTCACAAAGGTTGGCAAAGTCAATGAACTCTTTCGTGTCTTACGCGCCAATAAATCCTTTGTCGAGATGGATTCTTCTTGGATTGTGACTCTTGCTGATACCTTTTATCAACAAAACAAATTCCAACAAGCCATTGAACTTTTAAAAACATTCCCAGGAAAAGACGCAGGATATTATCGTGTACTTGCCGCCTCCTACGACAGGTTAGGTGATAAGGAACTCTACTTCGAAAATCTAATTTTATATTTAGGAAAATATCCTTTCAATTTATTCTACCAAGACCGACTCATTGAATACTTAGTCGAACGAAAAGGGGAAAAATCTCAATATGCACCTCTTGCCAAATTTGAAAGAGCCCTTTCTGAGATACCCAACCTACCTGTGAAAGGAAGACTAGTCTATTGGTATCTACGTTCTTTAAAAGAAAATGGGGAAACAGAACGTTTAAAAAAAGAACTGAAACGGTATTATGCTCTTTGCCCTGGATCCTATTACACTCGCGTGATTCGCGAAGAATTTCTCTCCATCATCAAAGAATCAAACAAACCAGAAAATCCGACTTACAACAAAGAATATTTGTTTGAATATCTATCCTACACAGCAGGAATTCCAGAAGAATCAAGCGCTCTGATTGGTCGTAACTTGGGGTTTGTCTATCCGAAAGATTCTTATGAACTAGGAAACAAACTTGGTGGGATGAGTTCCAGAATCCAAGGCCACAAACTTTTAAATCTTGCCAAAGAATATTTCCGCGTGGGCGAAGATAGCCTTGGACTTCATCTCGTAAACTTTCATGTCAAACGAGAGAATTTATCCGAAGACGAAAAAGATGAAATCCTAGTTGGTATTGGTGACTTGACACATAACACGTACTATACGGCTTTTCACACTAGATCTCTTTTGAAACGGTATTTAATCCCGGATGATCCTATCTTGCTTCCAACATCCCTTTCTGTACGGATGTATCCAAGACCACACCAAAACATTGTATCGCGATATGCGAATGAAAATGGAATTTCTGAGGACAGTGTGTATGCACTGATGCGACAGGAATCCTTTTTTAAAGAGACAGCCACCTCAAGGTCAAACGCCCGAGGCCTCATGCAAATTATGCCTGCAACGGGAAGGGAACTGGCGCAAAGGATGGGAATCAGTTCCTATTCCTTGTATGAACCCGAAACATCCATTCGCCTCGGCACAAAGTTTTTAGCTTATCTCCTCAAATCGAATGAGAACGAATTAAAATGGGCATCCATCGCCTACAACGGTGGCCCCGGCAATTTACGAAAATGGAAAAAATCTGTCTATACAGGTGATTTTAACCATTTTTTAGAGGACTTACCGTACAAAGAATCAAGAGACTATTGTCGCATTGTCGTTTCGAATTTTTACGCGTACGATATCATGAAAAAATACCATAAGCTATAA